A region of Brevundimonas sp. NIBR10 DNA encodes the following proteins:
- a CDS encoding DUF1178 family protein: MIRYALHCDHAHPFEAWFGSSSDYDDQAARGLVECPFCGSRAVSKQIMAPAVAGTKRSDASPEMAAKLQTMMMDAAREVRAHVEQNFDYVGDTFAREARAIHEGTTEKREIYGEATPTEVKALKADGVPCAPLPAAPPDPAKIN, encoded by the coding sequence ATGATCCGCTACGCCCTGCATTGCGATCACGCCCACCCGTTCGAGGCCTGGTTCGGCTCGTCCTCGGACTATGACGACCAGGCGGCGCGCGGACTGGTCGAATGCCCGTTTTGCGGCTCGCGTGCCGTGTCGAAACAGATCATGGCCCCCGCCGTCGCCGGAACGAAACGATCCGACGCCTCGCCCGAGATGGCCGCCAAACTCCAGACCATGATGATGGACGCCGCCCGCGAGGTCCGCGCCCACGTCGAGCAGAATTTCGACTATGTCGGCGACACCTTCGCCCGCGAGGCCCGCGCCATCCATGAAGGCACGACCGAAAAGCGCGAGATCTACGGCGAGGCCACCCCCACCGAGGTCAAGGCCCTGAAGGCCGACGGCGTCCCCTGCGCCCCCCTCCCCGCCGCCCCGCCCGATCCGGCCAAGATCAACTGA
- a CDS encoding helix-turn-helix domain-containing protein, whose protein sequence is MSAGGDHYAEHDPPASLRPFVRTIWTYASPNPSGGVQRIAPDGCPELILDIGSPYEEAGEDGVFRLQPGALFAGQMTRPLALRPVGPVELVAVRFEPDGARDWLGHSAHLAVDRRLDMTGRLAGVTAPAGDPQGQVAVMVAVLEADRREHGWTIDPLIRAEVDAAHAEAPTLARAPAEQRALQRRFRDRVGISPRELRSILRFRRVFDHAADPSSDPMPWLEAGLEAGYFDQPQMARDFRRYLGCTATDWARDQVELARRLASQSYKPSPHSPL, encoded by the coding sequence GTGAGCGCAGGCGGGGATCACTACGCCGAACACGATCCGCCGGCCTCGCTGCGGCCCTTCGTGCGCACCATCTGGACCTATGCCTCGCCGAACCCGTCCGGGGGCGTGCAGCGGATCGCGCCGGACGGCTGTCCCGAACTGATCCTCGACATCGGTTCGCCGTACGAGGAGGCGGGCGAGGACGGCGTCTTCCGCCTCCAGCCAGGGGCTCTGTTCGCGGGCCAGATGACCCGGCCCCTGGCCCTGCGGCCGGTCGGTCCGGTCGAACTGGTGGCCGTCCGGTTCGAGCCCGACGGCGCCCGCGACTGGCTGGGCCATTCGGCGCATCTGGCCGTGGATCGCCGTCTCGACATGACCGGGCGGCTGGCGGGTGTCACCGCCCCGGCAGGCGATCCGCAGGGACAGGTCGCCGTCATGGTCGCCGTGCTGGAGGCGGACCGTCGCGAACACGGCTGGACGATCGACCCCCTGATCCGCGCCGAGGTCGATGCCGCCCATGCAGAGGCGCCGACCCTCGCCCGCGCCCCTGCCGAACAGCGCGCGCTCCAGCGCCGGTTCCGCGATCGCGTCGGCATCTCTCCCCGTGAACTGAGGTCGATCCTGCGTTTCCGGCGGGTATTCGACCACGCCGCCGATCCGTCATCGGATCCCATGCCCTGGCTCGAGGCGGGTCTGGAGGCCGGCTATTTCGACCAGCCCCAGATGGCGCGCGACTTCCGGCGATATCTGGGCTGCACCGCCACCGACTGGGCGCGCGACCAGGTCGAACTGGCCCGCCGCCTGGCGTCGCAATCCTACAAGCCCTCGCCCCATTCGCCGCTCTAG
- a CDS encoding DUF6265 family protein, whose translation MLTALLTAALIQIATPAPAPSPDLSWMAGYWLDCSGGGEVSETWSDLRAGLMVGHAVTISARGRPSFEVSHIVPTPEGLAYVAQPNGAPPTRFVLIESGANRAVFENAANDFPTRILYERAGDALYARIEGTIGGEARSMAWTFEAKPLNTRCPR comes from the coding sequence ATGCTGACCGCCCTGCTGACCGCCGCCCTGATCCAGATCGCCACACCGGCACCCGCGCCGTCGCCCGACCTCTCGTGGATGGCGGGCTACTGGCTGGACTGTTCCGGCGGCGGCGAGGTGTCCGAGACCTGGAGCGATCTGCGCGCCGGGCTGATGGTCGGCCATGCGGTCACGATCTCGGCGCGGGGGCGTCCGTCGTTCGAGGTCTCGCACATCGTTCCGACGCCCGAGGGTCTCGCCTATGTGGCCCAGCCGAACGGCGCGCCGCCGACCCGCTTCGTACTGATCGAGAGCGGTGCGAACCGGGCGGTGTTCGAGAACGCCGCGAACGACTTCCCGACGCGCATCCTCTATGAGCGGGCCGGTGACGCCCTGTATGCCCGGATCGAGGGCACGATCGGTGGTGAGGCGCGGAGCATGGCATGGACCTTCGAGGCGAAACCCCTGAACACCCGCTGCCCGCGCTGA
- a CDS encoding GNAT family N-acetyltransferase: MDLRGETPEHPLPALIWRPMAEGDLDAVADIALIGFPDHFEDRDCFANRLALWPRGCFVLADAGDRPLGYLVAYPWREDQAPALNALIAAIPDDAAVMYLHDLCLHPEARGQGSTGQIVERLADQAQAQGWPALALVAVNDATGFWARHGFAVRESPAIAAKLAGYGSDARYMIRPL; this comes from the coding sequence ATGGACCTTCGAGGCGAAACCCCTGAACACCCGCTGCCCGCGCTGATCTGGCGACCGATGGCCGAAGGCGACCTCGACGCGGTCGCCGACATCGCCCTGATCGGGTTTCCCGATCATTTCGAGGACCGGGACTGTTTCGCGAACCGGCTGGCCCTCTGGCCCCGGGGTTGTTTCGTCCTGGCCGACGCCGGGGACAGGCCGCTCGGCTATCTGGTCGCCTATCCGTGGCGAGAGGACCAGGCCCCGGCGCTGAACGCCCTGATCGCCGCCATCCCCGACGATGCGGCGGTGATGTATCTGCATGACCTCTGCCTGCACCCCGAAGCGCGGGGGCAGGGCTCGACGGGTCAGATCGTCGAGCGGCTGGCCGATCAGGCGCAGGCGCAGGGCTGGCCCGCCCTGGCCCTGGTCGCCGTCAATGACGCGACCGGCTTCTGGGCTCGGCACGGCTTTGCGGTGCGCGAAAGCCCGGCGATCGCGGCAAAGCTGGCCGGATACGGGTCTGACGCCCGCTACATGATCCGGCCGCTCTGA
- the ubiG gene encoding bifunctional 2-polyprenyl-6-hydroxyphenol methylase/3-demethylubiquinol 3-O-methyltransferase UbiG has protein sequence MSDAQILNADTAAGPSIDPADVARFSAQAAEWWDERGPFAPLHRFNPARLAFVRDRVGAHFGRNTRGRAPFEGLSLIDVGCGGGLLAEPMARMGFAVTAIDASAENIGTARAHAEPQGLDIAYRSATVEQMEDEGAGPFDVVLTMEVVEHVADPEAFLRSCSRLVKPGGMLIVATLNRTLKSLALGKIAAEYVLGWVPPGTHDWRQFLKPDEIRLMLSAEPVAVSGPFGLSLDPLTGRWSEGDDAAINYMMIATRGQAA, from the coding sequence ATGAGCGACGCACAGATCCTGAATGCCGACACCGCCGCCGGGCCCTCGATCGATCCGGCCGATGTGGCGCGGTTCTCGGCCCAGGCGGCCGAATGGTGGGACGAGCGGGGGCCATTCGCGCCGCTGCACCGGTTCAACCCGGCCCGACTGGCCTTCGTGCGCGACCGGGTGGGTGCCCATTTCGGGCGCAATACGCGGGGCAGGGCACCGTTCGAGGGGCTGAGCCTGATCGACGTCGGGTGCGGCGGCGGGCTGCTGGCCGAGCCGATGGCGCGAATGGGGTTCGCGGTCACCGCCATCGACGCCTCGGCCGAAAACATCGGCACGGCGCGGGCTCATGCGGAGCCGCAGGGACTGGACATCGCCTATCGGTCCGCGACCGTGGAGCAGATGGAAGACGAGGGCGCGGGCCCGTTCGACGTCGTCCTGACCATGGAGGTGGTCGAGCATGTGGCCGATCCCGAGGCCTTCCTGCGCAGTTGTTCGCGGCTGGTGAAGCCCGGCGGAATGTTGATCGTGGCGACGCTGAACCGAACCCTGAAGTCGCTGGCCCTGGGCAAGATCGCGGCGGAATATGTGCTGGGCTGGGTGCCGCCGGGGACGCACGACTGGCGACAGTTCCTCAAGCCCGACGAGATCCGGCTGATGCTGTCGGCAGAGCCCGTGGCGGTGTCGGGGCCGTTCGGCCTGTCGCTCGATCCCTTGACGGGGCGGTGGAGCGAGGGCGACGATGCGGCCATCAACTATATGATGATCGCGACAAGAGGTCAGGCGGCATGA
- a CDS encoding aspartate kinase: protein MTTPATTRLVMKFGGTSMGDLERIRRAARIVAAEVKSGKQVAVVVSAMAGKTNELVAWTDGAGPAAPGLPLSDDEYDVVVASGEQVTAGLLSLTLRNMGLNARSWMGWQIPIITDDAHGRARIEDVPGEVLGAAMDLGEIAVIPGFQGVTPGGRITTLGRGGSDTSAVAVAAALECPCDIYTDVDGVYTTDPRIEKKATKLNRVSYEEMLEMASLGAKVLQTRSVELAMAKRVPVRVLSSFVEPDEDGNLPVGAGTLICDEEDIVEKRIVSGVTVSRDEARITLLGLSDRTDAPADVFTRLAEANVNVDMIVQSQARTEGAVNLTFTTGRRDAVRASDLMKAAQADIQFEEIRVDADVAKVSVIGVGMRSHAGVAQTMFKALADKGVKFQAISTSEIKISVLIEDAYAELAVRALHAAYGLDAL, encoded by the coding sequence ATGACCACGCCTGCGACCACACGACTGGTGATGAAGTTCGGCGGCACCTCGATGGGCGACCTCGAGCGTATCCGTAGAGCGGCCCGTATCGTCGCGGCCGAGGTCAAGTCGGGCAAACAGGTCGCCGTGGTCGTCTCGGCCATGGCTGGCAAGACCAACGAACTGGTCGCCTGGACTGACGGCGCGGGCCCCGCCGCGCCGGGCCTGCCGCTCTCGGACGACGAATACGACGTCGTCGTCGCCTCGGGCGAACAGGTGACGGCGGGTTTGCTGTCCTTGACCCTGAGGAACATGGGCCTGAACGCGCGCAGCTGGATGGGCTGGCAGATTCCGATCATCACCGATGACGCCCACGGCCGGGCCCGGATCGAGGACGTGCCGGGCGAGGTGCTGGGCGCCGCCATGGATCTGGGCGAGATCGCCGTCATCCCCGGCTTCCAGGGCGTGACCCCGGGCGGCCGGATCACGACGCTGGGCCGGGGCGGTTCGGACACATCGGCGGTCGCGGTGGCGGCGGCGCTGGAGTGCCCGTGCGACATCTATACCGACGTGGACGGCGTCTATACGACCGACCCGCGCATCGAGAAGAAGGCCACCAAGCTGAACCGCGTCTCTTACGAAGAGATGCTGGAGATGGCCTCCCTGGGCGCCAAGGTGCTCCAGACCCGGTCAGTCGAACTGGCCATGGCCAAGCGCGTGCCCGTGCGCGTGCTGTCGAGCTTCGTCGAACCCGACGAGGACGGAAACCTGCCGGTCGGCGCCGGTACATTGATCTGTGACGAGGAAGACATCGTGGAAAAGCGCATCGTATCGGGCGTGACCGTCAGCCGCGACGAGGCCCGGATCACCCTGCTGGGCCTGTCGGACCGCACCGATGCCCCGGCCGACGTCTTCACCCGCCTGGCCGAGGCCAACGTCAACGTCGACATGATCGTCCAGTCTCAGGCCCGCACCGAGGGCGCGGTCAACCTGACCTTCACGACTGGCCGGCGCGACGCCGTCCGCGCCTCCGACCTGATGAAGGCGGCGCAGGCCGACATCCAGTTCGAGGAAATCCGCGTCGACGCCGACGTCGCCAAGGTCTCGGTCATTGGCGTGGGCATGCGCAGCCACGCCGGCGTGGCCCAGACCATGTTCAAGGCCCTGGCCGATAAGGGCGTGAAGTTCCAGGCCATCTCGACCTCCGAGATCAAGATCAGCGTCCTGATCGAGGACGCCTATGCCGAACTGGCCGTGCGCGCGCTGCACGCCGCCTACGGGCTGGACGCGCTCTAG
- a CDS encoding LytTR family DNA-binding domain-containing protein, which translates to MRERDGMDGKAKRPGSATARRWAIDLGMLAAIGLLMGFLGPFDSDSAPVVQRYLYWTICLVGCGLIGVAADDLLSRVVSVTWRRVALVSLLITPPGTLLVLATQNVLMGQPFGWAVFLDLLWQVWPIVLAVMAVRALVWRRRPTRIETRTIIAPPLPEAEAVFRRRLSARRRGARLIAIEAHDHYLRVHTDAGEELITLRLADALEELAQAHGWRVHRSWWVAAEAVEAVRWRRGAGEAQLVGGLKVPVSRSHGAVLKQAGWF; encoded by the coding sequence GTGCGCGAACGGGACGGCATGGACGGCAAGGCGAAGAGGCCAGGATCTGCGACGGCGCGGCGGTGGGCCATCGACCTCGGCATGCTGGCCGCCATCGGCCTGCTGATGGGATTCTTGGGGCCCTTCGACAGCGACAGTGCGCCCGTCGTGCAGCGCTATCTCTACTGGACGATCTGTCTGGTCGGATGCGGGCTGATCGGGGTGGCGGCGGACGATCTGTTGAGCCGGGTCGTGAGCGTGACGTGGCGGCGGGTGGCGTTGGTCTCGCTGCTGATCACGCCGCCGGGCACTCTGCTGGTGCTGGCCACCCAGAACGTGCTGATGGGGCAGCCGTTCGGCTGGGCGGTGTTTCTGGACCTGCTCTGGCAGGTGTGGCCGATCGTGCTGGCGGTCATGGCGGTGAGGGCCCTGGTCTGGCGGCGGCGGCCGACACGGATCGAGACGCGAACCATCATCGCCCCGCCCCTGCCCGAGGCCGAGGCGGTGTTCAGGCGACGCCTGTCCGCCAGACGGCGCGGGGCCCGTCTGATCGCCATCGAGGCTCACGACCATTATCTCAGGGTCCACACCGACGCGGGCGAGGAGCTGATCACCCTGCGGTTGGCCGACGCCCTGGAAGAGCTGGCCCAGGCCCATGGATGGCGGGTCCACCGGTCATGGTGGGTGGCCGCCGAGGCGGTGGAGGCCGTGCGATGGCGGCGCGGCGCGGGCGAGGCGCAACTCGTTGGCGGACTCAAGGTGCCGGTCAGTCGAAGCCATGGCGCGGTGCTGAAACAGGCCGGCTGGTTCTAG
- a CDS encoding DUF2306 domain-containing protein, which yields MSLSAGIGWLILALLCLGIAGYSAKYLIHPPQTAEQALGNPSGVPFIFIHIAGAVTALVLGSLQFVPVLRRGPPHRWVGRVYVVGCLVGGAAGLVLAPGSFAGPLASAGFGSLGVIWIAVTLMGWRAAMQGRFVEHRRWMIRSWALTLAAVTLRLYLPLVQVLDLPFLPWYRAISFLAWAPNLIAAELWLRRRRPIPSLKMTP from the coding sequence ATGTCCTTGTCCGCCGGCATCGGCTGGCTGATCCTTGCCCTGCTCTGCCTCGGGATCGCGGGCTATTCGGCGAAATATCTGATCCATCCGCCCCAGACGGCGGAACAGGCCTTGGGCAACCCGTCGGGCGTGCCGTTCATCTTCATCCACATCGCCGGAGCGGTCACGGCGCTGGTGCTGGGATCGCTGCAGTTCGTGCCCGTCCTGCGAAGGGGGCCACCCCATCGCTGGGTCGGTCGGGTCTATGTCGTGGGCTGTCTGGTCGGGGGCGCGGCGGGACTGGTGCTGGCTCCCGGATCGTTCGCAGGTCCGCTCGCCTCGGCGGGCTTTGGCAGCCTCGGCGTCATCTGGATCGCCGTGACCCTGATGGGTTGGCGCGCGGCCATGCAGGGCCGGTTCGTCGAGCATCGCCGCTGGATGATCCGTTCGTGGGCCCTGACGCTCGCCGCCGTCACCCTGCGGCTCTACCTGCCGCTGGTGCAGGTCCTCGATCTGCCCTTCCTGCCTTGGTACCGCGCCATCTCGTTTCTCGCCTGGGCCCCGAACCTGATCGCGGCGGAGCTCTGGCTGCGACGTCGCAGGCCAATCCCATCCCTCAAGATGACGCCCTGA
- a CDS encoding CocE/NonD family hydrolase has translation MSLTPFAANLAAAIAAAASLIALPAMAQLPGADVGARPDPAAVCHVGVYRLDDGSWVDLAPNVNTGLRWRRLDGSTSRMVQNADGRWVSTLGWTNRVEGPQPQLGTCAEDRIAFDGRPGRRVALDAQETTFVGQDGTRLRGRLILPPGDGPVPVMVEVHGSEGSNALDFNAFQRFAPASGVGVFVYAKRGSGGSEGRYTQDFHVLAEDAAAAVIEARRLAGARAGRVGLHGASQGGWVAPLAASLTPVDFVTVGFGLAYGVLSEDGDQVIQDLKAKGWGPDVLARAREITEVTGAFVASRGAVGFDGLEAVRARYRAEPWFADIKGEFTGMLLNTPNAQITAMAPQLDVGTSWDYDPLPVLVSLNTPMLWIQAEKDTGAPPDATRRRLIALSAQGRPITLLEYPDTDHGIVRFETGPDGRRTSLGYAPGYYQAVLDWARAGRLEGDYGDGRILARATTRQ, from the coding sequence ATGTCCCTCACACCATTCGCCGCCAACCTGGCCGCGGCCATTGCCGCCGCCGCATCCCTCATCGCTCTTCCAGCGATGGCCCAGCTCCCCGGGGCCGATGTCGGCGCACGCCCGGACCCCGCTGCGGTCTGCCATGTCGGGGTCTATCGTCTGGATGACGGCAGCTGGGTGGATCTGGCGCCCAACGTCAATACGGGCCTGCGGTGGCGTCGGCTGGACGGGTCCACCAGCCGGATGGTCCAGAATGCCGACGGTCGCTGGGTCAGCACCCTGGGTTGGACCAACCGTGTCGAGGGCCCGCAGCCACAGCTCGGGACCTGTGCCGAGGACCGGATCGCGTTCGACGGCCGACCGGGCCGCCGTGTGGCGCTCGACGCGCAGGAGACGACCTTCGTCGGCCAGGACGGAACCCGTCTGAGGGGGCGACTGATCCTGCCGCCCGGCGACGGCCCCGTTCCCGTCATGGTCGAGGTCCACGGTTCCGAAGGCTCCAATGCGCTGGATTTCAATGCCTTCCAGCGGTTCGCCCCTGCCTCGGGCGTCGGCGTCTTCGTCTATGCCAAACGGGGATCCGGCGGATCGGAAGGCAGATATACCCAGGACTTCCATGTCCTCGCCGAAGACGCCGCAGCGGCCGTGATCGAGGCCCGTCGGCTGGCCGGCGCGCGCGCGGGCCGGGTCGGCCTGCATGGCGCAAGCCAGGGCGGATGGGTCGCGCCGCTCGCCGCCAGCCTGACGCCCGTCGATTTCGTCACCGTCGGCTTCGGTCTGGCCTATGGCGTGCTCTCTGAGGACGGTGATCAGGTCATTCAGGACCTCAAGGCCAAGGGCTGGGGCCCCGACGTGCTGGCCAGGGCCCGCGAGATCACCGAGGTCACCGGCGCATTCGTCGCCTCACGGGGCGCAGTCGGCTTCGACGGTCTGGAGGCGGTCCGCGCCCGGTATCGCGCCGAGCCCTGGTTCGCCGACATCAAGGGCGAGTTCACCGGCATGCTGCTGAATACGCCCAATGCACAGATCACCGCCATGGCCCCTCAACTGGATGTCGGGACATCGTGGGACTACGACCCCCTGCCCGTGCTCGTCAGCCTGAACACCCCGATGCTGTGGATCCAGGCCGAGAAGGACACCGGCGCGCCGCCGGACGCCACGCGCCGCCGACTGATCGCCCTGTCGGCCCAGGGACGCCCGATCACCCTGCTGGAATATCCCGACACCGATCACGGCATCGTCCGGTTCGAGACCGGTCCCGACGGCCGCCGTACGTCGCTCGGCTATGCGCCCGGCTATTATCAGGCCGTGCTGGACTGGGCGCGGGCGGGACGGCTGGAGGGCGACTACGGCGACGGTCGCATCCTTGCCCGGGCGACGACGCGGCAGTAG
- a CDS encoding helix-turn-helix domain-containing protein, whose product MTPPTGQVHLRPGFDAAMRHSTHAPLALLDRDPGFYRCIGDIPTYALGVLALYLHSTDRLYHRGLQEAARDLFSAGRASAILARMQGAGLIVPIDPFQRGRQRRYVPAPAMVEAFRACYRVELQSLALIDARVAPMVAAYDRSDVFDRIVAFLAGRHLAAPALDQELIDPLGGVGRRSMGLMCAYALAEAAFADGRAAPEGTVAVNTSALARRLGVSRTHVRRVLATLRDAGLIADGPASDRLVLTPAFAEGYQLYFYGMFSILLAAVGCLDA is encoded by the coding sequence ATGACACCCCCGACCGGACAGGTCCATCTGAGGCCCGGTTTCGACGCCGCCATGCGTCATTCGACCCATGCGCCCCTGGCCCTGCTGGATCGTGATCCGGGCTTCTATCGCTGCATCGGCGACATACCGACCTATGCGCTCGGGGTCCTGGCCCTGTATCTGCATTCGACCGACCGGCTGTACCACCGGGGCTTGCAGGAGGCGGCGCGGGATCTGTTCAGCGCCGGGCGGGCCAGCGCCATCCTGGCCCGGATGCAGGGTGCAGGGCTGATCGTGCCCATCGACCCGTTTCAGCGCGGGCGACAGCGGCGCTATGTCCCCGCTCCGGCCATGGTCGAGGCCTTTCGCGCCTGTTACCGGGTCGAGCTGCAAAGCCTGGCCCTGATCGACGCCCGGGTCGCGCCGATGGTCGCGGCCTATGACCGCTCCGACGTCTTTGACCGCATCGTCGCCTTTCTGGCCGGCCGCCATCTGGCCGCGCCTGCCCTGGATCAGGAGCTGATCGATCCGCTGGGCGGCGTCGGGCGGCGATCGATGGGGCTGATGTGCGCCTATGCCCTGGCCGAGGCGGCGTTCGCAGACGGCCGGGCGGCACCGGAGGGCACCGTCGCCGTCAACACCTCGGCTCTCGCACGGCGGCTGGGGGTGTCGCGCACCCATGTCCGGCGGGTGCTGGCCACGCTGCGGGACGCGGGCCTGATCGCCGACGGGCCGGCGTCCGACCGGCTGGTCCTGACCCCGGCCTTCGCGGAGGGCTACCAGCTCTATTTCTACGGCATGTTCAGCATCCTGCTGGCCGCCGTCGGGTGTCTGGACGCCTGA
- the ptsP gene encoding phosphoenolpyruvate--protein phosphotransferase has product MPVGGGLTTRGPRNLLRQIREAMAGAAPAQERLDRVVRTIAQSMVAEVCSIYLRRGSGELELFATHGLNAAAVHETRLRPGEGLVGEVARMAEPISLSDAPSHPSFAYRPETGEDPYHAFLGAPLLRGGRAIGVLVVQNRAERRYDPDEVEDIQTIAMVLAETVASGELMAQEELRDVEVAPHRPERLKGQKFADGLAFGHVILHEAPLAPEKLLSADPVLEEMKLNLALADLKAGIDALLEGGQGKLAGQSFEVLETYRMFADDRGWNRSLLETVRSGLTAEAAVDRVRNEHRARFAKARDPYIKERLHDFEDLANRLLRVLAGDSPGGRVLPDDAILVARNLGPADLLEYPRETLKGLLIEEGSAASHAAIVARALGIPCVGRLPGLRDRLSEGDLVIVDGETGEAHLRPRPDMLESVQSRMAVRSERQAEFAKLKAVPAVTADGQRITLLTNAGLAVDLDNLDLVGAEGIGLFRTEFQFMVSEELPRLDTQTALYRLVLDAAGDRPVTFRTLDIGGDKVLPYMETTEREENPALGRRAIRLGLDRPALLRLQLRALLAAGAGRELRVMFPMIATVEEFRAARELMDVECQWARRRGRPLPALLRVGAMIECPSLLWHLDALLPLTDFVSVGTNDLFQYMYAADRTNPLVSDRYDPLSPPALRALQTIQKACAETGTPVSVCGELAGRPLEAFALITLGFTRLSAPAGGVGPVKRMILSADVAAARRGMTSLLGSSAGSIRNEIESLARKLNVAI; this is encoded by the coding sequence ATGCCGGTAGGCGGCGGATTGACGACGAGGGGGCCGCGCAACCTCCTGCGCCAGATCCGCGAGGCCATGGCCGGGGCGGCTCCGGCCCAGGAGCGGCTGGACCGCGTCGTGCGCACCATCGCCCAGTCGATGGTCGCCGAGGTCTGTTCCATCTATCTGCGGCGCGGCTCGGGCGAGCTTGAGCTGTTCGCCACCCACGGCCTGAACGCCGCCGCCGTCCACGAGACCCGGCTGCGCCCCGGCGAGGGTCTGGTCGGCGAGGTGGCCCGGATGGCCGAGCCGATCAGCCTGTCGGACGCCCCGTCCCACCCGTCCTTCGCCTATCGGCCGGAGACGGGCGAAGACCCCTATCACGCCTTCCTCGGCGCGCCCCTGCTGCGCGGCGGACGGGCCATCGGGGTGCTGGTGGTCCAGAACCGGGCCGAGCGGCGCTACGACCCCGACGAGGTCGAGGACATCCAGACCATCGCCATGGTCCTGGCCGAGACGGTGGCCAGTGGCGAACTGATGGCCCAGGAGGAGCTGCGCGACGTCGAGGTCGCGCCGCACCGCCCCGAACGGCTCAAGGGCCAGAAGTTCGCCGACGGCCTGGCGTTCGGCCACGTCATCCTGCACGAGGCGCCGCTCGCGCCCGAAAAGCTGCTCTCCGCCGATCCGGTGCTGGAGGAGATGAAGCTCAACCTGGCCCTGGCCGATCTCAAGGCCGGGATCGACGCCCTGCTGGAAGGGGGGCAGGGCAAGCTGGCCGGCCAGTCGTTCGAGGTGCTGGAAACCTATCGGATGTTCGCCGACGACCGGGGCTGGAACCGGTCGCTGCTGGAGACGGTGCGCTCCGGCCTGACCGCCGAGGCCGCCGTCGACCGGGTCAGGAACGAACACCGCGCCCGCTTCGCCAAGGCGAGAGACCCCTACATCAAGGAGCGGCTGCACGACTTCGAGGACCTGGCCAACCGGCTGTTGCGGGTGCTGGCGGGCGACAGTCCGGGCGGCCGCGTCCTGCCCGACGACGCCATCCTGGTGGCCCGGAACCTCGGCCCCGCCGATCTGCTGGAGTACCCGCGCGAGACGCTCAAGGGCCTGCTGATCGAGGAAGGCTCGGCCGCCAGCCACGCCGCCATCGTCGCCCGGGCGCTGGGCATCCCCTGCGTGGGCCGACTGCCCGGCCTGCGCGACCGGCTCAGCGAAGGCGACCTCGTCATCGTCGATGGCGAGACCGGCGAGGCCCACCTGCGGCCCCGCCCGGACATGCTGGAATCCGTCCAGTCGCGCATGGCCGTGCGCAGCGAGCGCCAGGCCGAGTTCGCCAAGCTGAAGGCTGTGCCCGCCGTCACCGCCGACGGCCAGCGGATCACCCTGCTGACCAACGCCGGCCTGGCCGTCGACCTCGACAACCTCGACCTCGTCGGCGCCGAGGGCATCGGCCTGTTCCGCACCGAGTTCCAGTTCATGGTGTCCGAGGAGTTGCCCCGGCTCGACACCCAGACGGCGCTCTACAGGCTGGTGCTGGACGCCGCCGGCGACCGGCCTGTCACCTTCCGCACCCTCGACATCGGGGGCGACAAGGTCCTGCCCTATATGGAGACCACCGAGCGGGAGGAGAACCCGGCGCTGGGCCGCCGCGCCATCCGCCTGGGCCTCGACCGCCCCGCCCTGCTGAGGCTCCAGCTGCGGGCGCTTCTGGCCGCCGGGGCCGGGCGCGAGCTGCGCGTCATGTTCCCCATGATCGCCACGGTCGAGGAGTTCCGCGCGGCCCGCGAACTGATGGACGTCGAGTGCCAGTGGGCCCGGCGTCGCGGACGCCCCCTGCCCGCCCTGTTGCGGGTCGGGGCCATGATCGAATGCCCGAGCCTGCTGTGGCACCTCGATGCGCTGCTGCCCCTGACCGACTTCGTCTCGGTCGGGACCAACGACCTTTTCCAGTACATGTATGCCGCCGACCGGACCAACCCTCTGGTCTCCGACCGCTACGACCCCCTGTCCCCTCCGGCTCTGCGTGCCTTGCAGACCATCCAGAAGGCCTGCGCCGAGACCGGGACCCCGGTGTCCGTCTGTGGCGAGCTGGCGGGACGGCCGCTGGAGGCCTTTGCCCTGATCACCTTGGGTTTCACCCGGCTGTCGGCACCGGCCGGTGGGGTGGGGCCGGTCAAGCGGATGATCCTGTCCGCCGACGTTGCCGCCGCCCGGCGCGGCATGACCAGCCTGCTGGGCTCATCGGCCGGTTCCATCCGCAACGAGATCGAAAGCCTGGCGCGGAAATTGAACGTCGCGATCTGA